One Nocardia huaxiensis genomic window, CCGGCGGCGGCGCGGGCCACAAGGGCGTCGGCGATTCCGGTGCGGCGCAACCACTCCAGGTCGCTGACGGTGGATTTGCTGCCCGGAAGCACCACCAGATCGGCGTCGGCCAGCCGTGACGGGTCACCCGCCCAGCGCACGGAAACGCCCGGCTCGCAGGCCAGGGCCTCCACATCGGTGGAGTTGGAGATGCGCGGCAGGCGGATGGCGGCCACGGTCAGCCAGTCCCGGCCCAGCGGCGGGCGCGAGCGGCCCACGGGGGCGTCGGCGACCGTGCCGAGCGAGTCCTCGGCATCGATCCAGAGATCTTCGGCGAAGGGCAGCACACCCAGCGTCGGACGGCCCGTGAGCTCGGCCAGCTGATCCAGCCCCGGCCGCAGCAGCTCCACATCACCGCGGAACTTGTTGATGATGTACCCCGAAATCAGTTGCTGGTCTTCGGGTTCCAGGATCGCGACGGTGCCGAACAAATGCGCCAGCACGCCCCCGCGATCAATGTCGCCGACGAGCAGCACCGGCAGATCCGCCGCCCGCGCCAGCCCCATATTCGCCAGATCCGTTGCCCGCAAATTGATCTCGGCAGGCGATCCCGCGCCCTCGCAGATCACCACATCGAATTCGGCCCGCAGCGAAGCCAATTCCGCGGCGACCACGGCCCGCAACTCCCGCCGATGCCGGAAGTAATCCTTCGCCCCGACGGTGTCCACCGCTTTCCCGCGCACGACAAGCTGTGAGCGCCGGTCACTTCCAGGCTTCAACAGCACCGGATTGAACCGCACGCTCGGCTCCAGACCACACGCCCGCGCCTGCAACGCCTGCGCCCGCCCGATCTCCCCACCGTCGAGCGTGACAACCGAGTTGTTGGACATGTTCTGCGCCTTGAACGGCGCAACCCGCACCCCGCGCCGCGCGAGCATCCGGCAAAGCCCCGCCACCACAACACTTTTGCCCGCGTCGGAGGTGGTGCCAGCCACCAGCAGGGCCCCCTTCACGGCTGCTCCCGCAAGGTTTCAGGGCCGAGTCGCCGACCTGCCGCCCCCGTGAGGGCTCGGAGACTGGGCCGCCAACCCGCCGCCCCAACAAGGGCTCGGAGACTGGGCCGCCAACCCGCCGCCCCAGCAAGGGCTCGAGAGCTGGGCCGCCGACCCGCTGCCCCTGTGGGGGTTTGGGGGCTTGGCCCCCAACTCTTTTCCTTCCGGGGGTGCGGGGGCGGAGCCACCGTGAGCCTGCTTGTCACGGCAGCGTGAGAATCTCCGCGCCCTCGTCGGTGACGACGAGAGTGTGCTCGAATTGCGCGGTCCACTTGCGGTCCTTGGTGACCACGGTCCAGCCGTCGTCCCAGATCTCGTAGTCGATGCCGCCCAGGTTGATCATGGGTTCGATGGTGAAGGTCATGCCCGGTTCGATGACGGATTCGACGGCGGGCTGGTCGTAGTGCAGGATCACCAGGCCGCTGTGGAAGGTGGGGCCCACGCCGTGGCCGGTGAAGTCGCGCACCACGCCGTAGCCGAAGCGGTTGGCGTAGGCCTCGATCACGCGGCCGATCACATTGAGCGCGCGGCCCGGCTTGACCGCCTTGATGGCGCGCATGGTGGCCTCTTCGGTGCGCTCGACCAGCAGCCGCACCTCTTCGTCCACGTCTCCGGCGAGGTAGGTCTTGTTGGTGTCGCCGTGTACGCCGTTGATGTAGGCGGTGACATCGATATTGACGATGTCACCGTCCTCGATGACGGTCGAGTCCGGGATGCCGTGGCAGATGACCTCGTTCAGCGAGGTGCAGCAGGATTTGGGAAATCCCTTGTAGCCCAGGGTCGACGGGTAGGCGCCGTGGTCGAGCATGTACTCGTGCGCGATGGCGTCGAGCTGATCGGTGGTGACGCCGGGCGCCACGGCCTTGCCGGCCTCTTCGAGGGCCTGCGCCGCGATCTTGCCCGCGATCCGCATCTTCTCGATGGTCTCGGCGGTCTGCACCCAGGGCTCGCGGCCCTCGTTGACCGTCTTCTTCCACACGTACTCGGGCCGCTCGATGTTTTTCGGCACCTCGCGAATGGGCGACTGCGTGCCGGGAACGAGGGGTTTGCGGGTGCGCACTGACATGCCCACCAGACTATCCGCCCGCGGCGGCGGTCTCTCGGGGGCTTCGCCGCGAACCTCCGGAACCCACACCGGGAATGTTTCCGGACTGCGGTCCGTTTATGCGACTGGTTGACTTGGAAACAAGCGTGAGAGCAGCACTGAGAGGGGCGCGAGCCGTGGAACTGGGTCTGACGACATTCGCCGAGGTACATCCGGTCGGAGGCGACGGGCCGGTGCCGACCGCCGGTGCGCGGCTGCGCCAGGTGGTCGAGGAAGCCGTGGCCACCGAACAGGCCGGGCTCGACGTCTACGGCGTGGGCGAACACCACCGCAAGGACTTCGCCGCCTCCTCCCCCGCCGTGGTGCTGGCGGCCATCGCCTCGCGCACCGAACGGATTCAGCTGACGAGCGCGGTGACCGTGCTCAGCTCCGCCGATCCGGTGCGCGCGTACCAGGATTTCGCCACACTCGACGGATTGTCCGGCGGGCGGGCCGAACTCATGGCCGGACGCGGCTCCTTCATCGAGTCGTTCCCGCTGTTCGGCTACGACCTGTCCGACTACGACGAGCTGTTCGAGGAGAAACTCGCACTCCTGCTGAAGATCCGGGAGAACGAGCCGGTCACCTGGTCCGGCAAGTTCCGCGCGCCACTGAACGACGTCGTGGTCTACCCGCGCACCGAGGACCGCCCGCTGCCGGTGTGGATCGCGGTCGGCGGCAGCCCCGAATCCGTCGTCCGCGCAGGGCTTCTGGGGCTCCCGCTGGCCATCGCCATCATCGGCGGCCAGCCCGCCCGCTTCAAGCCGCTGGTGGACCTCTACCACCGCGCCCTCGAACAGGGCGGCCACGAGAAGCAGCCGGTGGCGGTGCACGCGCACGGCTATGTGGCGGAAACGGATTCGCAAGCGGTCAACGACTTCTACAAGCCGTACGCGGCCGCCATGTCCGGCATCGGCCGCGAACGCGGGTGGGGCCCGATGACCCGCGAACAGTTCGACGCCCTTCGCTCGCAGAGCGGTTCGCTGTTCGTGGGCACTCCGGACTACGTGGCGGGCAAGATCGCCGACATCCGCGACACCCTCGGCCTGGACCGTTTCATGCTGCACACCAGCGTGGGCACCATCGAACACGAGAAGGTGCTGAACAACATTCGCCTGCTGGGTGAGAAGGTCGCGCCGCAGGTGCGGTGAGGCGAACACCGGCGAAGCCGTCCGGGCCGGTCGAGGACCGGCGCGGACGGTGCGCCTTCGGATCAGCTCTCGCCGCTCGGCTCTCCGGTCTTGCCGTCCCCGGCCGACGCGGCGCGTTCGGCGCGCTGTGCCTTGATATCGGCCTGCCACTTCTCGAAATCGGCTCGCATCGACTCGATCTGATGCTCGAGCGCATCCCGGGTGTCCGACCACCACTGCTGGGCGGCCTCACGCAGTTCCGCAGCAGTCTTCTCGAGTTCGCTTCCCTCATGCCCGAAAGCCGCTTGCACCTCCTCCCGCCGAGCCTGCAGGGCGGCGCGGTTCCTGTCCCGCGTCGCGGCGGAGGACTCCTCGAACTGCTTTACCCGGGCAGCCAGATCCAGCAGTGATTCCGACAACGGCTTCATGGTCGTGACCTCTCGAATTCTTCTATCCCCCAACGGGGTCCGTCATCCGACATCACCAAGACTGGCCTCCGCGCCCGCCCGGCCCCAGGGCAGAACGTCCTCTGATTCAGGTGCCTCCGTCCGCGAGAGTCCGGACGTTCGGCAGCACCGTGGGCCGCGCCGCGCCGCGCCGTCGACCGGGGTGAGCTACCCGCCGACCTGAATCTCGAACTGGCCCTGGACTTCCTGTTCGCGCCCATACATGTTGTGGCTGAGCGGGCACCCAACTGAGGATCGCCAGCACACGCATGCCCGCCGCGTGTGCGGAGCGGATGCCGGCCGACGATCAACCGATAGCCGGCCTTCGAGGCGGCACCGCCGTGCCGCCCCGATCACCAACGGGTTTTCGGCCTGCGGTTCTCATGCGAGCCGTGCGCCTCCGTCGACGTGCAGGGTGGTGCCGGTGAGGAAAGGATTGGTCAGGGCCAGCAGGGCTGCGGAGGAAATGTCGGACGGGGTGCCGACACGGCGGGCCGGATTGCTCGCTGCGATGGTCCGGAAGAACGAGTCCTTTCCCGGGCCGTCCCATACGCCCGAATCAATGATGCCGGGTGAGAGCGCGTTGACGCGGACCGGCGCGAGTTCGACCGCCAGTGCTTCGGCCAGTGCCGCGGCGGCGGCGTTGGTGGCTGCCATGACCGTCCGGCCCGGAGCCGGTCGCCAGGCGGCGACACCGGAGAACAGCAGGAATGCGCCGCCCGCACGGAATCTCGGGGCGAAATGCTTGGCGAGCAGGATCGGGCCGATCACCTTGGCGTCGAAGGCGCGGTGCACGGCCTCACGCTCCAGTTCGGTGACCGGGCCATTGGCGTGGTCGGCGGCCAGCGAGACCAGGTAGTCCAGCTCACCGACCCGGTCGGCCAGTGCGCGGATGGTCCCCTCGTCCGTCAGATCCACCTCCGGTCGGCCCACCGAAATCACGTGTGCGCCTTGCTGTGTCGCATCCTCGGCGATCCGGCGGGCAATGCCGGAGCCGGCGCCGATGATCACCATTGTCTTGTCTCGCAGTGTTGTCATGCCCGGTTCAGCGTCGCCTCCCGCCGGGATCATCCCTTCGTGAACCGAATCTTTTCGATAATTGCCATAGAATTTGCGAATGCCGACGCTGCGCGCCCTCGAATGCCTGATCGCTGTGCTGGATGCCGGGTCGATCACCGACGCGGCCGCGGCCCTGCACATGTCGCAGCCCGCGCTGTCCCATCAGCTCGCGGCACTCGAGCGGGAGATAGGCGCGCCCGTGGTGGAGCGGCTGCCGCGTGGCGTGCGCGCCACCGCGGTCGGGCGCGCCGTCGAAGCCGATGCCCGCGCGGCCCTGTCCGCCGCCGACCGCGTGATCGGCGGCGGACGCGCGGCCGCGCGCGGCGACAGCGGTCAGCTGCGCCTGGCCTGCGCGGAAAGCCTGACCGCGAGTCTGCTCGCTCCCGTGCTGCGGACGTGGCTGCGTCGGCATCCCGGCCTCGAGGTGCGGCTCACCGAGGCGGTGAGCGCCGACGACCTCGTGCGCCATATCGAATCCGGTTGCGCGGACCTGGCTTTCGGTCCACGCCCGTCCCGCTGGTCCGGCGCCGCCGAGCGCATCGGCCTCGAGGAAGTCGTCGCGGTCCTCTCGAACGGCCACCCCCTGGCCGACCGCGACCATCTCACCTTCGCCGATCTGCGGGACCACCCGCTGGTCCACTACCACCCCGACAACGGCCTGTCCGCGTGGCTCGACACCGAAGCCGCCCGCCACGGCACCACCCTCACACCTGTCATGCGAACCCGTCAGGCCGCCACCGCGGCCCAGCTCGCCGCCGCCGGGCTCGGCATCGCCCTGGTCCCCACCACGGCCCTCACCAGCGGACTCTCCGCCACCCTGAAACGCCTGCGCCCCACCCTGTCCCGCGACCTGGTCTGCCTCATCGGCACCCCGGCCGACCCCCTGGTCCGTCGCTTCACCGCGGACATCATCAAACGCGGAGTCCCCCAATCCCCCTCCGCCAAAACACAACTCGACGCCCGCCGCTAGATCAGCTCGACTTCGTCGAATCCGACGGTGAAGCTGTGCCGCCGCTCGCGCAGCACATTGCCCTCCCGATGCACGGTCCCCTCCCGGAAATCGATCCGCAAGGTCTCACGGCGCACATCGACCTCCCGCACCACCGCACAAATCCCGCTGAACGGCCCCTCCGGGAAATGTACGACGTCACCTGGTCCGAAATCCGTAACTTCCACGGCGCCAGGCTAATCCACCACAGCAGCCTGCACAGCCCAGCCGGTCCACACTGCACGGCCCCTCAGACCCAGGCGTCCAGCCACTCCCAGTCCCCGGGCTGCCCCCGCAGCCGGTCCAGCGCCTTCGTGAGGCCATCCCCGAGGGTGCGCGCATCCACGCGAATGGTGTTGGCGGGGTGCAGGAGCGGACCCGACAGGAACAGAGTCCACTGTGGCCGGCCCGCACGAAGGCGTTCCACATCGACTCGCACCAGCATGGCGACGCCGACCTCCGCGAGCCGATCCATCAACAGCTCCAGATCGGCCGTGTGGGTCCACATGGGGAAAGCGTATTGCTTCGCTACTTCCCAGAGGTGGTTGTCGGGGTCGGCGTGAGTTCGTCGAGCAGGGCGCGAACGTGGTGTTCGATGTCGTCGCGGATGCGGCGGACGGTGTCGAGGGTTTGGCCTGCGGGGTCGTCGAGCTTCCAGTCGCGGTAGGTGACGCCGGGGAAGTAGGGGCAGGTGTCGCCGCAGCCCATGGTGATGACGACGGTGGAGGTTTCGACGGTGTCGGGGGTGAGGAGCTTGGGAGTTTGCGTGGTGATGTCGATGCCGATTTCTCGCATGGCTTCGATGGCCATGGGGTTGAGGGTGCCGGCGGGGGCGGTACCGGCGGAGCGGACTTCCACCGCGTCCCCGGCGAGATGGGCGAGGAAGCCCTGGGCCATTTGGGAGCGGCCGGCGTTGTGCACGCAGACGAAGAGGACGCTCGGCTTCTGGGATGACATGGCGGGGGCGACCTTTCAGTCCTCGGCGGGGGCGTGCTGGACGACGATATCGTCCGCTGCGGCAGGGCTGGGGTAGAAGACGGTGATCAGAATGAAGCCGATGATCGCGCCCAGCAGTTGGGCGGCGATGAAGGCGGGGGCGGAGGCGGGGGCGATTCCGGCGAAGGTGTCGGTGAAGACGCGGCCGACGGTGACAGCCGGGTTGGCGAAGCTGGTGGAGCTGGTGAACCAGTAGGCGGCGCCGATCCAGGCCGCCACCGCGATCGGAGCGAGGGTGGTGCGGGCGGTGCGGGCCAGGGCGAAGATGATCGCGATCAAGCCCGCGGTGGCGACGACTTCGCCGATGAGGTGGCCTGTGGTGACGCGGTCGTGGGTGGAGACCTGTGCGGCGGGCAGGTCGAACATGAGGTTGGCCAGGATCGCGCCGCTGATCGCGCCCACGGATTGGGCCGAGATGTAGGCGGCCACTTCGATTCCGGGCAGGCCGGTGCGGGTGCTGCGGCCCGCCCACCAATCGGCCAGGGAGACAGCGGGATTGAAGTGTGCGCCGGAGATCGGGCCGAACATCAGGATGAGGACGGCGAGGCCGAAGACGGTCGCGGTGGAGTTCTCCAGCAGCTGCAAGCCGGTGTCGGTGGAGGAAAGCTGCTGGGCGGCAATGCCGGAGCCGACGACGATCGCGACCAGTGCACCGGTACCCAGGAATTCGGCGGCCATTCGCCGCGGCAGCGACGGCATCGGGACGCTCATGCGGGGGCGGTGGTCGCGGCGGCAGGGACCAGAACGTCGGAAAGACGTTGCAGCGCTTGCGGTATTACACGGTAGTACACCCAGGTGCCGCGGCGTTCCGAGGTGAGCAGCCCGGCCTCGCGGAGCACCTTCAGGTGGTGGGAGATGGTCGGCTGCGACAGGTCGAAGGCCGGGGTCAGCTCGCAGACGCATACTTCCTCGCCGCCCGCGGCGGCGATCATCGACAGCAGGCGCAGCCGGGCCGGATCGGCGAGTGCTTTGAACGCCGACGCCAACCCGGCCGCGGTATCCGGGTCCAGCGGGGAGGACAGCGTCGCGCAGCAGTCTGCGGTCGCGATCAGCGGTAGTTCCTGTTTCGACACATGTCTATATTGACAGAGGTCTAATCATCGCGCCACACTGTGCATCGATACTCATCAATACAACCCGGTGGGGCCGCCTGCCGCCGGGATCTCGAGAGGGAGCGCCTCCCATGTCCGAGCACAACGAACTGCGTGAGACCGTCCGCGCCCGCTACGCCGCCACCGCTGTCGCGGTCACCCAGGGTGAACCGGCCCGGGACCGTTGCGGCACCGACTGCTGCACCACCGGCGCGGTCGAGGTCGACGAGAATTTCGGGGCCGGCCTCTACGCCGCCGACGACCGTGATCAACTGCCCGTGCAGGCCGTGGCCGCCTCGCTCGGCTGCGGCAACCCGACCGCCGTCGCCGATCTGCATGAAGGCGAACGGGTGCTGGACCTCGGCTCGGGCGGGGGCATCGACGTCCTGCTGTCCGCTCGACGGGTCGGGGCGACCGGGAAGGCGTACGGGGTGGATATGACCGACGAGATGCTCGACCTCGCCCGCGCCAATGCCGCCAAGGCCGGTGTCGCCAATGTCGAGTTCGTGAAGGGCACGATCGAGTCGATCCCGCTACCGGACAACTCGATCGATGTGGTGATCTCCAACTGCGTGATCAACCTGTCCACCGACAAGCCCGCCGTCTTCACCGAAATGGCGCGAGTGCTGGTGCCCGGCGGACGGATCGGCATCGCCGATGTGGTCGCCGACGACGCGCTCTCCACCGAGCAGCGCGGCGAACGCGGCGACTACGTCGGCTGCATAGCCGGAGCCCTCTCCTTCACCGAATACCGAAACCACCTGGAGGCAGCCGGATTCCAGAACATCGAGATCACCGCGACCCATACCGTCGCCGACGGCATGCACTCGGCGATCGTCAAGGCGACCACCCCCGCCGCCTGCTGCGGCAGCGACTGCTGCGCGTAGCCGATCCGGCCTCAGCCAACACTATCGGGTCGATTCCCGCCGAAATGGCAGAGCACCGAGGATATGTGTGGCTTGAGGCCGGTCCTGGTGCAGCACAGGAGGTTTGGACCCGGGTGGGATAGGTTGTGGAGTCGGCGCAGCGCCATGGGTTCAGAGCTCGAGGAGATGACGGTGACGACGTTCGTACTGGTGCCCGGAGTGTTTCACGGTGGGTGGTGGTTCGAGCCGCTGGCTCGAGAGCTTCGGGCGCAGGGGCATGAGGCGTACGCCGTGAGTTTGACCGGGCTCGGGGATCGGGTGCATCTCGCGAGCGCGGGCGTCAACCTCGACACCCATGTCGCGGATGTGGTGTCCGTACTCGAGAGCAATGACCTGTCCGATGTGGTGCTGGTGGGCCACAGCTCCGGCGGAATGTCGATCACCGGGGCCGCCGACGCTGTGCCGCACCGGATTTCGGGACTGGTCTACCTGGACGCGTTCGTACCGCGTGACGGTGATTCGGTGTGGAGCATGAGCCCGCCGTTCTGGCGGGACCAGTACCTCTCCGACGTGGCCGAGGACGGCTTCTCCATGCAGCCGCCCAAGTTCCTCACCGAAACCCGCGTCACCGCACAACCTCTGGCGTCCATGCTGCAAGCGATCCGGCTGACCGGAACCCTGGATCAGATCCCCCGCAAGCACTACCTGTTCATGACCGGCTACCCCGAAACCCCGTTCACCCGGTTCTACGACCGCCTGCTCCGGGACCCCTCCTGGACCGTGCACACCCTGCCGCACGGCCACAACGTCATGGCCGAAGCCTTCGACGAGGTGCTGAAACTCGTACTGTCCGCCGCGAGCTAGCGCCGCCAGATCCCACTGCGGATGAAGGCATCCCACTCCCCCTGCGGAAACCACAGTTCAGGGCCGTGGCCACGATCCTTGGAGTCACGAACGCCCACCCGGTGCCCGAAATAGATTTCCACGCATTCGTTCGCGGCTGCTGACCTGCTGGACTTGAACCATATGCGGTCCGGCCGTGTCGCACTCACGTCGCCTTCTCCAGGCCGACTAGAGGGCTCGCCAGATCCCGCTGCGAATGAAGGCGTCCCACTCCCCCTCCGGGAACCACAGCTCCGGCCCCCGGCCAAGATCCTTGGAGTCGCGGACGCCGGTCCGGCCCTCGGCGTGGTAGACCTCTACGCACTGCTTGCCGACGTCTGATCTGCTGGACTTGTACCACTGGCCGCGGACCGGTTTCCTCATGTCGCGTACTCCTTGGCGATTCGAAGCACCATGTCCCTGGTGCCCGCTTCTGTCAACGCTACAGCCCGGAGCCCTTCGATCGCCCGTAGATAATGATCGACTTCGGCCTGGTCCTCATGGAAGGTGCTTCCGATCGCGCCTTCCGCGTAGATCACCGAAGGCAAGGTCATTCCGCTTGCGCCTGTGGGAAACTGGAGCAGCGTGAACGTCTGAATAGTCAGGCCGGGGTGGGGGCCGACGGAGAATGGTATGCCGTAGACGCTGACGTTCTCGTATTCGCTCACCTCCGCAATCCATTGCAGCTGAGCCCGCATCATCGACGGTGCGCCGGGCCGGTGGCGCAGTACCGCCTCGGACAAGAAGGCTTCGAACCGAAATCCGCTCTCGCCCAAGCGAGCCTGCCGGTGCGCGGCGAGTACGAGGCGGCGCTGCATATCGACGGCCGACAGGTCGGGATTGTCGATTCGGTCAACGGAACGGCGGTAATCGGCGGTTTGCAGGAGGCCCGGAATAACAACCGGTTGGTGCGCAATGATGTGATCGGCGGCTCCTTCGAGACGCAGGAATTTCGGAAAGTTCGGGGCCACCTGATCGGAGTAGGCTTTCCAGAACCCTTTCGAATTCCCTTGCGCCTTGGTGACCTTGTCCTGCTCCCG contains:
- a CDS encoding DUF397 domain-containing protein — encoded protein: MRKPVRGQWYKSSRSDVGKQCVEVYHAEGRTGVRDSKDLGRGPELWFPEGEWDAFIRSGIWRAL
- a CDS encoding ArsR/SmtB family transcription factor gives rise to the protein MSKQELPLIATADCCATLSSPLDPDTAAGLASAFKALADPARLRLLSMIAAAGGEEVCVCELTPAFDLSQPTISHHLKVLREAGLLTSERRGTWVYYRVIPQALQRLSDVLVPAAATTAPA
- a CDS encoding alpha/beta fold hydrolase; translation: MTTFVLVPGVFHGGWWFEPLARELRAQGHEAYAVSLTGLGDRVHLASAGVNLDTHVADVVSVLESNDLSDVVLVGHSSGGMSITGAADAVPHRISGLVYLDAFVPRDGDSVWSMSPPFWRDQYLSDVAEDGFSMQPPKFLTETRVTAQPLASMLQAIRLTGTLDQIPRKHYLFMTGYPETPFTRFYDRLLRDPSWTVHTLPHGHNVMAEAFDEVLKLVLSAAS
- a CDS encoding SDR family oxidoreductase: MTTLRDKTMVIIGAGSGIARRIAEDATQQGAHVISVGRPEVDLTDEGTIRALADRVGELDYLVSLAADHANGPVTELEREAVHRAFDAKVIGPILLAKHFAPRFRAGGAFLLFSGVAAWRPAPGRTVMAATNAAAAALAEALAVELAPVRVNALSPGIIDSGVWDGPGKDSFFRTIAASNPARRVGTPSDISSAALLALTNPFLTGTTLHVDGGARLA
- a CDS encoding helix-turn-helix domain-containing protein; amino-acid sequence: MDFGNFMQHLRKRAPRSALSRAAAHLEVTRFVLMRMEEGSPTRMTTPQLVSLLDFYEVTPEERAEALRLWSEIREQDKVTKAQGNSKGFWKAYSDQVAPNFPKFLRLEGAADHIIAHQPVVIPGLLQTADYRRSVDRIDNPDLSAVDMQRRLVLAAHRQARLGESGFRFEAFLSEAVLRHRPGAPSMMRAQLQWIAEVSEYENVSVYGIPFSVGPHPGLTIQTFTLLQFPTGASGMTLPSVIYAEGAIGSTFHEDQAEVDHYLRAIEGLRAVALTEAGTRDMVLRIAKEYAT
- a CDS encoding MIP/aquaporin family protein, which codes for MSVPMPSLPRRMAAEFLGTGALVAIVVGSGIAAQQLSSTDTGLQLLENSTATVFGLAVLILMFGPISGAHFNPAVSLADWWAGRSTRTGLPGIEVAAYISAQSVGAISGAILANLMFDLPAAQVSTHDRVTTGHLIGEVVATAGLIAIIFALARTARTTLAPIAVAAWIGAAYWFTSSTSFANPAVTVGRVFTDTFAGIAPASAPAFIAAQLLGAIIGFILITVFYPSPAAADDIVVQHAPAED
- a CDS encoding arsenate reductase ArsC produces the protein MSSQKPSVLFVCVHNAGRSQMAQGFLAHLAGDAVEVRSAGTAPAGTLNPMAIEAMREIGIDITTQTPKLLTPDTVETSTVVITMGCGDTCPYFPGVTYRDWKLDDPAGQTLDTVRRIRDDIEHHVRALLDELTPTPTTTSGK
- the map gene encoding type I methionyl aminopeptidase, coding for MSVRTRKPLVPGTQSPIREVPKNIERPEYVWKKTVNEGREPWVQTAETIEKMRIAGKIAAQALEEAGKAVAPGVTTDQLDAIAHEYMLDHGAYPSTLGYKGFPKSCCTSLNEVICHGIPDSTVIEDGDIVNIDVTAYINGVHGDTNKTYLAGDVDEEVRLLVERTEEATMRAIKAVKPGRALNVIGRVIEAYANRFGYGVVRDFTGHGVGPTFHSGLVILHYDQPAVESVIEPGMTFTIEPMINLGGIDYEIWDDGWTVVTKDRKWTAQFEHTLVVTDEGAEILTLP
- a CDS encoding DUF397 domain-containing protein; translation: MSATRPDRIWFKSSRSAAANECVEIYFGHRVGVRDSKDRGHGPELWFPQGEWDAFIRSGIWRR
- a CDS encoding cobyric acid synthase, with translation MKGALLVAGTTSDAGKSVVVAGLCRMLARRGVRVAPFKAQNMSNNSVVTLDGGEIGRAQALQARACGLEPSVRFNPVLLKPGSDRRSQLVVRGKAVDTVGAKDYFRHRRELRAVVAAELASLRAEFDVVICEGAGSPAEINLRATDLANMGLARAADLPVLLVGDIDRGGVLAHLFGTVAILEPEDQQLISGYIINKFRGDVELLRPGLDQLAELTGRPTLGVLPFAEDLWIDAEDSLGTVADAPVGRSRPPLGRDWLTVAAIRLPRISNSTDVEALACEPGVSVRWAGDPSRLADADLVVLPGSKSTVSDLEWLRRTGIADALVARAAAGRPILGICGGYQMLGRTIVDEVESTAGAVPGLGLLDLDIEFADPKVLRRSSGHAVHDMDLPVHGYEIHHGRVRRNGDHPWLVLDGESEGSVRQAIWGTHLHGALESDEFRRSWLREVANQAGRADFLVAEDVSVAEVRTAQLDLLADLMEKHLDPAALDHLIAHGAPAGLPILTVGK
- a CDS encoding LLM class flavin-dependent oxidoreductase is translated as MELGLTTFAEVHPVGGDGPVPTAGARLRQVVEEAVATEQAGLDVYGVGEHHRKDFAASSPAVVLAAIASRTERIQLTSAVTVLSSADPVRAYQDFATLDGLSGGRAELMAGRGSFIESFPLFGYDLSDYDELFEEKLALLLKIRENEPVTWSGKFRAPLNDVVVYPRTEDRPLPVWIAVGGSPESVVRAGLLGLPLAIAIIGGQPARFKPLVDLYHRALEQGGHEKQPVAVHAHGYVAETDSQAVNDFYKPYAAAMSGIGRERGWGPMTREQFDALRSQSGSLFVGTPDYVAGKIADIRDTLGLDRFMLHTSVGTIEHEKVLNNIRLLGEKVAPQVR
- the arsM gene encoding arsenite methyltransferase; amino-acid sequence: MSEHNELRETVRARYAATAVAVTQGEPARDRCGTDCCTTGAVEVDENFGAGLYAADDRDQLPVQAVAASLGCGNPTAVADLHEGERVLDLGSGGGIDVLLSARRVGATGKAYGVDMTDEMLDLARANAAKAGVANVEFVKGTIESIPLPDNSIDVVISNCVINLSTDKPAVFTEMARVLVPGGRIGIADVVADDALSTEQRGERGDYVGCIAGALSFTEYRNHLEAAGFQNIEITATHTVADGMHSAIVKATTPAACCGSDCCA
- a CDS encoding LysR family transcriptional regulator, encoding MPTLRALECLIAVLDAGSITDAAAALHMSQPALSHQLAALEREIGAPVVERLPRGVRATAVGRAVEADARAALSAADRVIGGGRAAARGDSGQLRLACAESLTASLLAPVLRTWLRRHPGLEVRLTEAVSADDLVRHIESGCADLAFGPRPSRWSGAAERIGLEEVVAVLSNGHPLADRDHLTFADLRDHPLVHYHPDNGLSAWLDTEAARHGTTLTPVMRTRQAATAAQLAAAGLGIALVPTTALTSGLSATLKRLRPTLSRDLVCLIGTPADPLVRRFTADIIKRGVPQSPSAKTQLDARR